Proteins from one Streptomyces sp. NBC_00390 genomic window:
- a CDS encoding F0F1 ATP synthase subunit delta, which yields MNGASREALAAARESLDALTDNTSVDAKKLADELAAVTALLHREVSLRRVLTDPAQAGEAKAQLAGRLFGGQVGGETADLITGMVRSRWSQSRDLVDALEELANIADLTAAQRTGVLDDVEDELFRFGRILGSSTELRSALTDRSAPASAKSELLRSLLGGKADPVTERLVVRLVTQPRGRSLEAGLESLSTLAAARRDRTVAVVTSAVPLTDAQKQRLGAGLARMYGREMHLNLEVDPSVLGGIQVRVGDEVINGTIADRIAEAKRRIAG from the coding sequence ATGAACGGTGCGAGCCGCGAGGCGCTGGCCGCCGCACGCGAGTCCCTCGACGCGCTGACCGACAACACGTCGGTCGACGCGAAGAAGCTCGCGGACGAGCTGGCCGCCGTGACCGCGCTGCTCCACCGCGAGGTGTCGCTGCGTCGGGTCCTGACCGACCCGGCGCAGGCCGGCGAGGCCAAGGCCCAGCTGGCCGGGCGCCTGTTCGGCGGGCAGGTGGGCGGCGAGACCGCCGACCTGATCACCGGCATGGTGCGGTCCCGCTGGTCGCAGTCGCGTGACCTGGTCGACGCGCTCGAGGAGCTGGCGAACATCGCCGACCTCACCGCCGCGCAGCGGACCGGTGTCCTCGACGACGTCGAGGACGAGCTGTTCCGGTTCGGCCGGATCCTCGGCTCCAGCACCGAGCTGCGCTCCGCGCTGACCGACCGGTCGGCGCCGGCGTCCGCCAAGAGTGAGCTGCTGCGCAGCCTGCTCGGCGGGAAGGCCGATCCGGTCACCGAGCGGCTGGTTGTCCGTCTTGTGACCCAGCCCCGGGGACGTAGCCTGGAGGCGGGACTCGAGTCCCTGTCCACGCTCGCCGCGGCGCGCCGGGACCGGACGGTGGCCGTCGTCACCTCGGCGGTACCGCTGACCGATGCGCAGAAGCAGCGCCTCGGCGCCGGTCTGGCGCGGATGTACGGCCGCGAGATGCACCTCAACCTCGAGGTGGACCCGTCGGTCCTCGGCGGGATCCAGGTGCGGGTCGGCGACGAGGTCATCAACGGCACGATCGCGGACCGGATCGCCGAGGCGAAGCGGCGCATCGCCGGCTGA
- a CDS encoding F0F1 ATP synthase subunit B codes for MNPLVQLAAAEEQNPLIPHPDELVIGLISFAIVFFFLAKKLLPNINKVLEERREAIEGGIEKADAAKIEAESVLEQYKAQLAEARHEAARLRQEATEQGTAIIQEMKAEGQRQREEIIAAGHAQIEADRKAAAAALRQDVGKLATELAGKLVGESLEDHARQSRTIDRFLEALEDGASKAEATR; via the coding sequence GTGAACCCTCTGGTTCAGCTCGCGGCTGCGGAGGAGCAGAACCCGCTCATTCCGCACCCGGATGAGCTCGTCATCGGCCTGATCTCCTTCGCTATCGTCTTCTTCTTCCTCGCGAAGAAGCTTCTTCCGAACATCAACAAGGTTCTGGAAGAGCGTCGCGAGGCCATCGAAGGCGGCATCGAGAAGGCCGATGCGGCCAAGATCGAAGCCGAGAGCGTACTCGAGCAGTACAAGGCTCAGCTCGCCGAGGCCCGTCACGAGGCCGCGCGGCTGCGCCAGGAGGCCACCGAGCAGGGCACCGCGATCATCCAGGAGATGAAGGCGGAAGGCCAGCGGCAGCGCGAGGAGATCATCGCGGCCGGCCACGCCCAGATCGAGGCCGACCGCAAGGCCGCGGCCGCGGCGCTGCGTCAGGACGTGGGCAAGCTCGCCACCGAACTGGCCGGCAAGCTGGTCGGTGAGTCCCTCGAGGACCACGCCCGCCAGAGCCGCACCATCGACCGCTTCCTCGAGGCCCTCGAGGACGGCGCTTCGAAGGCTGAGGCCACCCGATGA
- the atpE gene encoding ATP synthase F0 subunit C, with translation MSQTLAAVTGNLGSIGYGLAAIGPGVGVGIIFGNGTQALARQPEAAGLIRTNQIMGFAFCEALALIGIVMGFVFRQ, from the coding sequence ATGTCCCAGACCCTTGCCGCCGTCACCGGCAACCTCGGCTCCATCGGTTACGGCCTTGCCGCGATCGGCCCCGGCGTCGGCGTCGGCATCATCTTCGGTAACGGCACCCAGGCCCTCGCCCGTCAGCCCGAGGCGGCCGGTCTGATCCGTACCAACCAGATCATGGGTTTCGCCTTCTGTGAGGCGCTCGCCCTCATCGGCATTGTCATGGGCTTCGTCTTCCGCCAGTAA
- the atpB gene encoding F0F1 ATP synthase subunit A: protein MSADPQMLAFDASCQIFRDCGFPAPGLHSFLFKPIFTVGSFEFNKAMLLALLASVVVVGFFWAAFSKPKLVPGKMQMVGEAGYDFVRRGIVYEIIGKKDGEKYVPLMVSLFFFIWIMNMWAVIPLAQFPVTSIIAYPAAMALLVYVIWVGLTFKTHGFVGAWKNITGYDKSLGWILPLIVVLEFFSNLIIRPFTHAVRLFANMFAGHMLLVMFTLASWYLLNGIGIIYAGTSFVMVIVMTAFELFIQAVQAYVFVLLACSYLQGALAKSH, encoded by the coding sequence GTGAGTGCTGACCCCCAGATGCTCGCCTTTGACGCAAGCTGCCAGATCTTCAGGGACTGTGGCTTCCCGGCACCAGGTCTGCATTCCTTCCTCTTCAAGCCCATCTTCACCGTCGGCAGCTTTGAGTTCAACAAGGCAATGCTGCTCGCGCTGCTCGCCTCGGTGGTTGTCGTCGGGTTCTTCTGGGCCGCGTTCAGCAAGCCGAAGCTGGTCCCCGGCAAGATGCAGATGGTCGGTGAGGCGGGTTACGACTTCGTCCGCCGCGGGATCGTCTACGAGATCATCGGCAAGAAGGACGGCGAGAAGTACGTCCCGCTGATGGTCTCCCTGTTCTTCTTCATCTGGATCATGAACATGTGGGCCGTGATCCCGCTGGCCCAGTTCCCGGTGACCTCGATCATCGCCTACCCGGCGGCCATGGCCCTGCTGGTGTACGTGATCTGGGTCGGCCTGACGTTCAAGACGCACGGCTTCGTCGGTGCCTGGAAGAACATCACCGGCTACGACAAGTCGCTTGGCTGGATCCTGCCGCTGATCGTCGTGCTGGAGTTCTTCTCCAACCTGATCATCCGGCCGTTCACGCACGCGGTCCGACTCTTTGCGAACATGTTCGCGGGTCACATGCTGCTGGTGATGTTCACGCTCGCCAGCTGGTACCTGCTGAACGGCATCGGCATCATCTACGCCGGTACGTCGTTCGTGATGGTCATCGTGATGACCGCCTTCGAGCTCTTCATCCAGGCTGTTCAGGCATATGTCTTCGTGCTCCTGGCCTGCAGCTATCTCCAGGGCGCGCTCGCCAAGAGCCACTGA
- a CDS encoding MraY family glycosyltransferase, whose protein sequence is MRDYLLTLCVTAAVTYLLTGPVRKFAIATGAMPEIRARDVHREPTPRLGGIAMFFGLCAGLLVADHLSNLNSVFELSNEPRALLSGAALIWIIGVLDDKFEIDALIKLGGQMIAAGVMVMQGLTILWIPVPGVGTVSLTSWQGTLLTVALVVITINAVNFVDGLDGLAAGMVCIAAAAFFLYSYRIWFGYMLEAAAPATLFTAILMGMCLGFLPHNMHPARIFMGDSGSMLIGLVLAAAAISVTGQVDMDALKLFEGGTREATHAALPVFIPLLLPLTIIAIPIADLVLAIVRRTWKGQSPFAADRGHLHHRLLEIGHSHSRAVLIMYFWSALIAFGVVAYSVHSASMWIVLLIVALSAVGLVLLLLPRFTPRAPRWAEAFVPPRYRRSRVRRQPQAAVSAAGPVETGFPEIEDELGEHTPVAAGVQGVHGVNGATAIGPRSRFPDRRKAGTRG, encoded by the coding sequence GTGCGTGATTACCTGCTGACGCTCTGTGTCACGGCCGCGGTGACGTATCTGCTGACCGGTCCGGTGCGCAAGTTCGCCATCGCGACCGGCGCGATGCCGGAGATCCGTGCCCGTGACGTGCATCGTGAACCGACGCCACGACTGGGCGGCATCGCGATGTTCTTCGGGCTGTGCGCAGGTCTGCTCGTCGCCGACCACCTGTCCAACCTGAACAGCGTCTTCGAACTGTCCAACGAACCACGCGCCCTGCTGTCCGGCGCCGCGCTGATCTGGATCATCGGCGTCCTGGACGACAAGTTCGAGATCGATGCGCTGATCAAACTCGGCGGCCAGATGATCGCCGCGGGTGTGATGGTGATGCAGGGTCTGACGATCCTGTGGATTCCCGTCCCCGGTGTCGGCACCGTCTCGCTGACCAGCTGGCAGGGCACGCTGCTGACCGTCGCCCTGGTCGTCATCACCATCAACGCGGTGAACTTCGTCGACGGTCTCGACGGCCTCGCCGCCGGCATGGTGTGCATCGCCGCCGCGGCGTTCTTCCTGTACTCGTACCGGATCTGGTTCGGGTACATGCTCGAGGCGGCCGCCCCCGCCACCCTGTTCACCGCGATCCTGATGGGCATGTGCCTGGGCTTCCTGCCCCACAACATGCACCCCGCCCGGATCTTCATGGGCGACTCCGGCTCCATGCTGATCGGTCTGGTGCTGGCGGCGGCGGCGATCTCGGTCACCGGGCAGGTCGACATGGACGCCCTCAAGCTCTTCGAGGGCGGTACGCGTGAGGCCACGCACGCGGCGCTGCCGGTCTTCATCCCGCTGCTGCTGCCGCTGACGATCATCGCGATCCCGATCGCCGACCTGGTGCTCGCGATCGTCCGCCGCACCTGGAAGGGCCAGTCACCCTTCGCGGCGGACCGCGGGCATCTGCACCACCGGCTGCTGGAGATCGGCCACTCGCACAGCCGCGCGGTGCTGATCATGTACTTCTGGTCGGCTCTGATCGCGTTCGGCGTCGTGGCGTACTCGGTGCACTCGGCGTCGATGTGGATCGTGCTGCTCATCGTGGCGCTGAGCGCGGTCGGCCTGGTGCTGTTGCTGCTGCCGCGCTTCACGCCGAGGGCCCCGAGGTGGGCGGAGGCGTTCGTCCCGCCGCGATACCGGCGCAGCCGGGTACGCCGGCAGCCGCAGGCCGCCGTGTCGGCGGCCGGGCCGGTGGAGACAGGGTTCCCGGAGATCGAGGACGAGCTGGGGGAGCACACCCCGGTCGCGGCGGGCGTTCAAGGCGTCCACGGCGTCAACGGTGCGACAGCGATCGGCCCCCGCTCACGCTTCCCGGACCGGCGCAAGGCCGGCACCCGAGGTTGA
- the glyA gene encoding serine hydroxymethyltransferase, with the protein MSVTHHVPAAVHPTYEGPSFDTLRRQDPQIADILLGEAHRQSSTLQLIAAENFTSPAVLAALGSPLANKYAEGYPGARHHGGCELVDAAERIAVERATALFGAEHANVQPHSGSSAVLAAYAALLKPGDKVLAMGLAYGGHLTHGSPANFSGRWFDFVAYGVDAETGLIDYHQVRTLARHHRPKAIVCGSISYPRHPDYAAFREIADEVGAYLIADAAHPMGLIAGGAAPSPVPYADVVCATTHKVLRGPRGGMILCGSELAERIDRAVFPFTQGGAQMHSVAAKAVAFGEAATPAYTAYAHQVVANARVLAEGLEAEGFTVLTGGTDTHLIGADPAGLGVDGRTARGRLAAAGMVLDTCALPYGDGRGIRLGTAAVTTQGMGQREMARIAVLFTAALRSEGEQARELPAQVRELVGRFPPFAG; encoded by the coding sequence ATGTCCGTGACCCATCACGTGCCTGCTGCCGTTCATCCCACCTACGAGGGCCCGTCCTTCGACACGCTGCGCCGCCAGGACCCGCAGATCGCGGACATCCTGCTGGGCGAGGCACATCGTCAGAGCTCGACGCTCCAGCTCATCGCCGCCGAGAACTTCACCTCGCCCGCGGTCCTCGCCGCGCTCGGCTCGCCGCTCGCCAACAAGTACGCCGAGGGCTACCCCGGCGCCCGCCACCACGGCGGCTGCGAACTCGTCGACGCCGCCGAGCGGATCGCCGTCGAGCGGGCCACCGCCCTGTTCGGCGCCGAACACGCCAACGTGCAGCCCCACTCCGGGTCCTCCGCCGTGCTCGCGGCATACGCCGCGCTGCTGAAGCCGGGGGACAAGGTGCTCGCGATGGGCCTTGCGTACGGCGGCCACCTCACCCATGGCTCGCCCGCGAACTTCTCCGGCCGCTGGTTCGACTTCGTCGCCTACGGGGTCGACGCGGAGACCGGTCTCATCGACTACCACCAGGTCCGCACCCTCGCCCGGCACCACCGTCCCAAGGCGATCGTCTGCGGCTCGATCTCGTATCCCCGCCATCCCGACTACGCCGCCTTCCGCGAGATCGCGGACGAGGTCGGTGCCTATCTGATCGCCGATGCCGCGCACCCGATGGGACTGATCGCCGGCGGCGCGGCCCCCAGCCCCGTGCCCTATGCCGACGTGGTGTGCGCAACGACACACAAAGTCCTGCGCGGACCCCGCGGCGGAATGATCCTGTGCGGGTCGGAGCTGGCCGAGCGCATCGACCGGGCGGTCTTCCCGTTCACCCAGGGAGGCGCCCAGATGCACTCGGTCGCCGCCAAGGCGGTCGCCTTCGGCGAGGCGGCGACACCGGCGTACACGGCATACGCCCATCAGGTGGTGGCCAATGCCCGGGTGCTCGCCGAGGGGCTCGAGGCGGAGGGTTTCACGGTGCTGACCGGCGGCACCGACACCCATCTGATCGGCGCCGATCCCGCCGGTCTGGGCGTGGACGGCAGGACGGCCCGCGGCCGGCTCGCCGCCGCGGGCATGGTGCTGGACACCTGCGCCCTGCCGTACGGGGACGGCCGCGGCATCCGGCTGGGCACCGCCGCGGTCACCACCCAGGGGATGGGACAGCGCGAGATGGCGCGGATCGCCGTGCTGTTCACGGCGGCGCTGCGCAGCGAAGGGGAACAGGCCCGGGAACTGCCGGCTCAGGTGCGTGAGCTGGTGGGGAGATTTCCTCCGTTTGCGGGGTAG
- a CDS encoding arsenate reductase/protein-tyrosine-phosphatase family protein: MTAPEGRGIAESSSAASTFRILHVSTGNVCRSPITERLTRHALSVRLGDHLAGGLIVESAGTWGHEGAPMEANAEMVLADFGADASGFVGRELLDEHVIRADLVLTATRDHRAQVISMGHSAGLRTFTLKEFTRLVRAIDPATLPDPKEEGVVERARALVRAAAALRGWLLAPSPDADEVYDPYGAPITFFRSIGDEIHQALEPVVTALTGVPTRS, translated from the coding sequence GTGACCGCCCCTGAGGGGCGTGGCATAGCGGAATCCAGCAGTGCGGCATCGACCTTCCGCATCCTCCACGTCAGCACCGGCAACGTCTGCCGCTCGCCGATCACCGAGCGGCTGACCCGCCATGCCCTGAGCGTGCGCCTCGGCGATCACCTCGCGGGCGGTCTGATCGTGGAGAGCGCCGGCACCTGGGGCCACGAAGGCGCTCCGATGGAGGCCAACGCCGAGATGGTCCTCGCCGACTTCGGCGCGGACGCGAGCGGGTTCGTGGGCCGCGAACTGCTCGACGAGCACGTCATCCGAGCGGACCTGGTCCTCACCGCGACCCGGGACCACCGCGCCCAGGTCATCTCCATGGGCCACTCCGCGGGCCTGCGGACCTTCACACTCAAGGAGTTCACGCGCCTCGTGCGCGCGATAGACCCCGCCACGCTTCCCGACCCGAAGGAGGAGGGCGTGGTGGAACGCGCACGCGCCCTGGTGCGTGCGGCGGCGGCTCTGCGCGGGTGGCTGCTGGCGCCCAGCCCGGACGCGGACGAGGTGTACGACCCGTACGGGGCGCCGATCACGTTCTTCCGGTCGATCGGCGACGAGATCCACCAGGCTCTGGAGCCGGTGGTGACGGCACTGACGGGCGTCCCGACCCGGTCCTGA
- a CDS encoding L-threonylcarbamoyladenylate synthase, translating to MARRYDCNDVSDRTTGLREAASAVRRGELVVLPTDTVYGIGADAFTSEAVADLLAAKGRGRSMPTPVLIGSPNTLHGLVTDFSEQAWELVDAFWPGALTLVAKHQPSLQWDLGDTRGTVAIRMPLHPVAIELLTEVGPMAVSSANLTGHPSPEDCDAAQEMLGDSVSVYLDGGPTPGIVPSSIVDVTGKVPVLLREGALSADELRKVVPDLEVAP from the coding sequence ATGGCACGGCGATACGACTGCAACGACGTGAGCGACCGTACGACCGGCCTGCGCGAAGCGGCGTCGGCGGTCCGCCGCGGCGAGCTGGTCGTGCTGCCCACCGACACCGTTTACGGGATCGGTGCGGACGCCTTCACCTCCGAGGCCGTCGCGGATCTTCTGGCGGCCAAGGGCCGCGGCCGCTCCATGCCCACCCCGGTCCTGATCGGCTCCCCGAACACCCTGCACGGCCTGGTCACCGACTTCTCCGAGCAGGCATGGGAGCTCGTCGACGCGTTCTGGCCGGGTGCGCTGACGCTGGTCGCCAAGCACCAGCCGTCGCTCCAGTGGGACCTCGGCGACACCCGTGGCACGGTCGCCATCCGTATGCCGCTGCACCCGGTCGCGATCGAACTGCTCACCGAGGTCGGCCCGATGGCCGTCTCCAGTGCCAACCTCACGGGACACCCCTCGCCCGAGGACTGCGACGCGGCCCAGGAGATGCTCGGCGACTCCGTCTCCGTCTACCTGGACGGCGGCCCGACCCCGGGCATCGTGCCGTCCTCCATCGTCGACGTCACGGGCAAGGTCCCGGTGCTGCTGCGCGAGGGTGCACTCTCGGCGGACGAGCTGCGCAAGGTGGTACCAGACCTCGAGGTGGCTCCGTGA
- the prmC gene encoding peptide chain release factor N(5)-glutamine methyltransferase gives MNLLLAEVAQATQRLADAGVPSPRFDAEELAAYVHGVKRGELHNVKDADFDARYWEAVARREAREPLQHITGRAFFRYLELQVGPGVFVPRPETESVVGWAIDAVRAMDVVEPLIVDLCTGSGAIALAMAQEVPRSRVHAVELSEDALLWTRKNAEGSRVTVHQGDALSALPELDGQVDLVISNPPYIPLTEWEYVAPEARDHDPQMALFSGEDGLDTIRGLERTAHRLLRPGGLVVIEHADTQGGQVPWIFNEESGWADAADHADLNKRPRFATARKAMP, from the coding sequence GTGAACCTTCTGCTTGCCGAGGTGGCCCAGGCCACCCAGCGGCTGGCCGACGCCGGCGTGCCCTCACCACGCTTCGACGCCGAGGAGCTCGCCGCATATGTGCACGGCGTCAAGCGCGGGGAGCTCCACAACGTCAAGGACGCGGACTTCGACGCCCGCTACTGGGAGGCCGTCGCCCGCCGCGAGGCGCGCGAGCCGCTCCAGCACATCACCGGACGGGCCTTCTTCCGCTATCTGGAGCTGCAGGTCGGCCCGGGCGTCTTCGTGCCCCGCCCCGAGACCGAGTCGGTCGTCGGCTGGGCGATAGACGCCGTACGGGCCATGGACGTCGTCGAGCCGCTCATCGTCGATCTGTGCACGGGCTCCGGGGCGATCGCGCTGGCCATGGCACAGGAGGTGCCGCGCTCGCGGGTGCACGCCGTGGAGCTGAGCGAGGACGCTCTGCTGTGGACCCGCAAGAACGCCGAGGGCTCCAGGGTCACCGTCCACCAGGGCGATGCGCTCAGCGCGCTGCCCGAGCTCGACGGCCAGGTCGACCTTGTCATCTCCAACCCCCCTTACATTCCGCTCACCGAGTGGGAGTATGTCGCCCCCGAGGCGCGTGACCACGACCCGCAGATGGCCCTCTTCTCCGGTGAGGACGGACTCGACACCATCCGCGGTCTGGAGCGCACCGCGCACCGGCTGCTGCGGCCCGGCGGGCTCGTCGTCATCGAGCACGCGGACACGCAGGGCGGACAGGTGCCGTGGATCTTCAACGAGGAGTCCGGATGGGCGGACGCGGCCGACCACGCCGACCTCAACAAGCGGCCACGGTTCGCGACCGCACGCAAGGCCATGCCGTGA
- the prfA gene encoding peptide chain release factor 1 — MFEAVEELIGEHADLEKKLADPSVHADQANARKLGKRYAELTPIVGTYRSWKQSGDDIVTARELAQDDPEFAAEVKELEKQREELTEKLRLLLVPRDPSDDKDVILEVKAGAGGDESALFAGDLLRMYLRYAERVGWKTEIIDATESELGGYKDVQVAVKTKGGQGATEPGQGVWARLKYEGGVHRVQRVPATESQGRIHTSAAGVLVTPEAEEIDVEIHANDLRVDVYRSSGPGGQSVNTTDSAVRITHLPTGIVASCQNEKSQLQNKEQAMRILRSRLLAAAQEEAEKEAADARRSQVRTVDRSEKIRTYNFPENRISDHRVGFKAYNLDQVLDGELDAVIQACVDADSAAKLAAAQ, encoded by the coding sequence ATGTTCGAGGCGGTCGAGGAACTGATCGGCGAGCACGCCGATCTCGAGAAGAAGCTCGCCGACCCTTCGGTCCACGCGGACCAGGCGAACGCACGCAAGCTGGGCAAGCGCTACGCCGAGCTGACGCCGATCGTCGGCACGTACCGCTCCTGGAAGCAGTCCGGTGACGACATCGTGACGGCACGTGAACTGGCCCAGGACGACCCGGAGTTCGCAGCCGAGGTCAAGGAGCTGGAGAAGCAGCGCGAGGAGCTCACCGAGAAACTGCGCCTGCTGCTGGTGCCGCGCGACCCCAGCGACGACAAGGACGTCATCCTCGAGGTGAAGGCCGGCGCGGGAGGCGACGAGTCCGCCCTGTTCGCCGGCGACCTGCTGCGCATGTATCTGCGCTACGCCGAGCGCGTCGGCTGGAAGACCGAGATCATCGACGCCACCGAGTCCGAGCTGGGCGGCTACAAGGACGTCCAGGTCGCGGTGAAGACCAAGGGCGGCCAGGGCGCCACCGAGCCCGGCCAGGGGGTCTGGGCCCGGCTGAAGTACGAGGGCGGGGTGCACCGCGTCCAGCGCGTGCCGGCCACCGAGTCCCAGGGCCGTATCCACACCTCCGCGGCCGGTGTCCTCGTGACCCCCGAGGCCGAGGAGATCGACGTCGAGATCCACGCCAACGATCTGCGGGTCGACGTGTACCGCTCGTCGGGCCCCGGCGGCCAGTCCGTCAACACGACCGACTCCGCGGTGCGCATCACGCACCTGCCGACCGGCATCGTCGCCTCCTGCCAGAACGAGAAGAGCCAGCTCCAGAACAAGGAGCAGGCCATGCGTATCCTGCGCTCCAGGCTGCTCGCCGCGGCGCAGGAGGAGGCCGAGAAGGAGGCCGCGGACGCCCGCCGCAGCCAGGTCCGCACGGTCGACCGCTCGGAGAAGATCCGTACGTACAACTTCCCGGAGAACCGGATCTCGGACCACCGGGTCGGATTCAAGGCGTACAACTTGGACCAGGTGCTCGACGGCGAACTGGACGCGGTCATCCAGGCCTGCGTCGACGCCGACTCCGCCGCCAAGCTGGCAGCCGCCCAGTAA
- the rpmE gene encoding 50S ribosomal protein L31: MKRDIHPKYVETQVSCTCGASFTTRSTIEAGSVRAEVCSECHPFYTGKQKILDTGGRVARFEARFGKAAGSAKK, encoded by the coding sequence TTGAAGCGCGACATCCACCCGAAGTACGTCGAGACCCAGGTCAGCTGCACCTGCGGCGCGTCGTTCACCACCCGTAGCACCATCGAGGCCGGTTCCGTCCGCGCCGAGGTCTGCTCCGAGTGCCACCCGTTCTACACGGGCAAGCAGAAGATCCTCGACACCGGTGGCCGTGTGGCCCGCTTCGAGGCCCGCTTCGGCAAGGCTGCCGGCTCCGCCAAGAAGTAG
- a CDS encoding LCP family protein, with translation MTEQRSGGGRIRGGRGTRRKQPTPARRAATVAAWSAAGLLLVGGSGLGYVYVKLNGNLQGVDINQRLGTDRPKNIDNGSMDILVLGSDSRSGANSGYGTDDGVARSDTAMVVHVYQGHKKASVVSIPRDTLIERPGCTDDNGKAVAGGRRVMFNTAYEVGGPACAVKTVEKMSGIRMDHYIEVDFTGFKKLIDELGGVEITTTQSIEDSKSHLTLEPGTHRLDGEQSLGLVRTRKSVGDGSDLGRIQLQQAFMKAFIEQVKDVGVFSDPKKMVDLADAATKAITPDSELDSVGELMGFAEGLGRLGADDVHMVTMPVRYDPLDPNRVVPLKGDARKVWSALKQDRPIPAAALEKSAGDKGEAADVVRGEQPTKAVKRP, from the coding sequence ATGACCGAGCAGAGAAGCGGCGGCGGCCGAATACGTGGCGGTCGCGGCACACGCCGTAAGCAGCCCACGCCGGCCCGACGGGCGGCGACCGTCGCCGCCTGGTCGGCTGCGGGCCTGCTGCTGGTCGGCGGCTCCGGCCTCGGCTACGTCTACGTCAAGCTCAACGGCAATCTCCAGGGCGTCGACATCAACCAGCGCCTGGGAACCGACCGCCCCAAGAACATCGACAACGGTTCGATGGACATCCTCGTCCTCGGCTCCGACTCCCGCTCCGGCGCGAACTCCGGGTACGGCACCGACGACGGCGTCGCCCGCTCCGACACCGCGATGGTCGTGCACGTCTACCAGGGGCACAAGAAGGCGAGCGTGGTCTCGATACCGCGCGACACGCTCATCGAGCGGCCCGGGTGCACCGACGACAACGGCAAGGCGGTCGCGGGCGGCCGGCGCGTCATGTTCAACACCGCATACGAGGTCGGCGGGCCGGCCTGCGCCGTGAAAACCGTCGAGAAGATGTCCGGCATCCGCATGGACCACTACATCGAGGTCGACTTCACCGGCTTCAAGAAGCTCATCGACGAGCTCGGCGGTGTCGAGATCACCACCACGCAGTCCATCGAGGACAGCAAGAGCCACCTGACCCTCGAGCCCGGCACGCACCGGCTCGACGGCGAGCAGTCGCTCGGACTCGTCCGCACCCGCAAGAGCGTCGGCGACGGCAGTGATCTGGGCCGTATCCAGCTGCAGCAGGCGTTCATGAAGGCGTTCATCGAGCAGGTCAAGGACGTCGGCGTCTTCTCCGACCCGAAGAAGATGGTCGACCTCGCCGACGCCGCCACCAAGGCGATCACCCCGGACTCGGAGCTCGACTCGGTGGGCGAGCTCATGGGCTTCGCCGAGGGGCTCGGCCGCCTCGGCGCCGACGACGTGCACATGGTCACGATGCCGGTCCGCTACGACCCCCTGGACCCCAACCGTGTCGTTCCCCTGAAGGGGGACGCACGCAAGGTGTGGAGCGCGCTCAAGCAGGACCGTCCCATCCCCGCGGCCGCGCTCGAGAAGTCGGCGGGGGACAAGGGCGAGGCCGCCGACGTCGTACGCGGCGAGCAGCCGACGAAGGCCGTGAAGCGCCCGTAG